Proteins from a genomic interval of Hydrogenophaga sp. PAMC20947:
- a CDS encoding redoxin domain-containing protein, which produces MLQRRQFNALSLSALAVPAGLLATAGRVHAAGVGQAAPDFTLSDTSGKSVTLSSFKGKPVVLEWNNPGCPFVRKHYNGNMQALQKAFTTQGVIWLTINSTEKGSVDHMTAAQLERWMTTKGASPSATLMDIDGQVGRAYGARVTPHMYIVSAQGALVYAGGIDSIPSARAVDIEKATNYIRQGLDELLAGKPLSTPTSQPYGCSIKYEG; this is translated from the coding sequence ATGTTGCAACGCCGTCAATTCAATGCCCTCAGCCTGAGCGCCCTGGCCGTGCCCGCCGGGCTGCTCGCGACCGCAGGCAGGGTCCACGCAGCAGGCGTGGGTCAGGCAGCGCCTGATTTCACCCTCAGCGACACCAGCGGCAAATCTGTGACGCTCTCCAGCTTCAAAGGCAAGCCCGTGGTGCTGGAGTGGAACAACCCTGGCTGCCCGTTTGTGCGCAAACACTACAACGGCAACATGCAGGCGTTGCAGAAGGCTTTCACCACGCAAGGCGTGATCTGGCTGACCATCAACTCCACCGAAAAAGGGAGCGTGGACCACATGACCGCGGCACAACTCGAACGCTGGATGACCACCAAGGGCGCCAGCCCCAGCGCCACGCTGATGGACATCGACGGCCAGGTAGGTCGTGCCTACGGGGCCCGCGTGACACCGCACATGTACATTGTCAGCGCCCAAGGTGCGCTGGTGTATGCGGGCGGGATCGACAGCATCCCCTCCGCCCGTGCGGTCGACATCGAAAAAGCCACCAACTACATCCGCCAGGGGCTGGACGAGCTGCTCGCGGGCAAGCCCCTGAGCACCCCGACCAGCCAACCCTACGGCTGCAGCATCAAGTACGAAGGGTGA
- a CDS encoding amino acid racemase, with the protein MKKFGLIGGTSWNSTVDYYALINKLINDHHGDNTNPPLRVVSLNQKAIHDLQRSDDWDAIADIAGAAALELQGIGVEGIALCSNTQHKVFDPLQASLSVPVLHIADAIAANLDALGFETVGLIGTRFTMTEDFIKGRLQDRYQVKTVVPTDAEQGDIQDLVYKELSVGVFSDSTRAIFLQVIESLSAKGAQAVILGCTEFPILLRGADCPVPLIDTVACHCEAITRFILDEERPAHGVDRRA; encoded by the coding sequence ATGAAAAAATTCGGACTGATCGGTGGTACATCGTGGAATTCAACGGTCGACTATTACGCCCTGATCAACAAGCTGATCAACGACCACCATGGCGACAACACCAACCCACCGCTTCGGGTCGTCAGCCTGAACCAGAAAGCCATTCACGATCTCCAGCGTTCTGATGATTGGGACGCCATAGCCGACATCGCTGGCGCGGCGGCCCTGGAGTTGCAGGGGATCGGGGTTGAAGGGATCGCTTTGTGCTCCAACACACAGCACAAAGTATTCGACCCGTTGCAGGCTTCGCTGTCTGTTCCTGTTCTGCACATTGCCGATGCCATCGCGGCGAACCTCGATGCGCTTGGCTTCGAGACCGTCGGCCTCATCGGTACCCGGTTCACCATGACGGAGGACTTCATCAAAGGGCGCTTGCAGGACCGCTACCAGGTGAAGACGGTCGTGCCGACGGACGCTGAGCAGGGCGACATCCAGGACTTGGTCTACAAGGAGCTTTCTGTCGGCGTATTCAGCGACAGCACCAGGGCGATTTTCCTGCAGGTCATTGAATCGCTTTCAGCCAAAGGGGCCCAGGCCGTTATTCTGGGGTGCACTGAGTTCCCTATTCTCCTGAGAGGCGCCGATTGCCCCGTGCCATTGATCGACACAGTGGCCTGCCACTGCGAAGCGATCACCCGCTTCATTCTGGACGAAGAGCGCCCTGCGCATGGCGTTGACAGAAGGGCGTGA
- the hemE gene encoding uroporphyrinogen decarboxylase — protein sequence MSFAPLQNDTFLRACLRQSTEHTPVWLMRQAGRYLPEYCATRAKAGSFMGLATNTDYATEVTLQPLERYPLDAAILFSDILTVPDAMGLGLSFQIGEGPKFAKMVRTEADVAQLAIPDMEKLRYVFDAVTSIRKALNGRVPLIGFSGSPWTLACYMVEGGGSDDYRAVKSLMYSRPDLMHQILAINADSVANYLNAQIDAGAQAVMLFDSWGGVLADGKFQEFSLAYTKRVLAQLQREKDGVVIPRIVFTKGGGLWLDEMKDLDCHALGLDWTVNLSKARALVGETKALQGNIDPNVLFAPPERIDAEVAAVLESFGRPHQGEGTGPTHIFNLGHGISQYTPPESVSVLVDAVHRHSKRLRQPG from the coding sequence ATGAGCTTCGCCCCCCTGCAAAACGATACTTTCCTGCGGGCCTGCCTGCGCCAGTCCACCGAGCACACCCCGGTGTGGCTGATGCGCCAGGCCGGTCGCTACCTGCCTGAGTACTGCGCCACGCGTGCCAAGGCGGGCAGTTTCATGGGGCTGGCGACGAACACCGACTACGCCACGGAAGTAACTTTGCAGCCGCTGGAGCGCTACCCGCTGGACGCCGCCATTTTGTTCAGCGACATCCTCACCGTTCCCGACGCCATGGGCCTGGGCCTGAGCTTTCAGATCGGCGAAGGCCCGAAGTTTGCCAAGATGGTGCGCACCGAGGCCGATGTGGCACAGCTGGCTATTCCCGACATGGAGAAGCTGCGCTACGTGTTTGACGCGGTGACCTCGATCCGCAAGGCTTTGAATGGCCGGGTGCCGCTGATCGGATTTTCCGGCAGCCCCTGGACGCTGGCCTGCTACATGGTGGAGGGCGGCGGCTCGGACGACTACCGCGCGGTGAAGAGCCTGATGTACAGCCGCCCTGATCTGATGCACCAGATTCTCGCGATCAATGCGGACTCGGTTGCCAATTACCTCAATGCCCAGATCGATGCTGGCGCCCAGGCAGTGATGTTGTTTGACAGCTGGGGCGGGGTGTTGGCCGATGGCAAGTTTCAGGAATTCAGCCTGGCCTATACCAAGCGGGTCTTGGCCCAGCTGCAGCGGGAAAAAGACGGCGTGGTGATACCGCGCATTGTCTTCACCAAAGGTGGCGGCTTGTGGCTGGACGAGATGAAAGACCTGGACTGCCACGCCCTGGGGCTGGACTGGACAGTGAACCTGAGCAAGGCGCGCGCGCTGGTGGGCGAAACCAAGGCCCTGCAGGGCAACATCGACCCCAACGTGTTGTTTGCGCCACCCGAGCGCATCGACGCCGAAGTGGCCGCCGTGCTGGAGAGCTTCGGCCGCCCTCACCAAGGCGAGGGCACGGGTCCGACCCACATTTTTAACCTGGGCCATGGCATCAGCCAATACACCCCACCGGAGAGCGTGTCGGTGTTGGTGGACGCGGTGCACCGCCACTCCAAACGGTTGCGCCAACCTGGCTGA
- a CDS encoding rhodanese-like domain-containing protein: MISQRLEAPCHTRRQAITGFLLLAASALLPACSSEATGAADPLRVGIEEGRDLFENRKALMFDIREPAEHATGVAAGATLLPMSQLQQRVNEIPNDPAQPVLIICHTQNRSSKVVQALKDAGWNNVRYVHGGMSTWARNGWPMEKPARAS; this comes from the coding sequence ATGATTTCACAACGGCTTGAAGCTCCCTGCCATACCAGGCGCCAGGCGATCACAGGCTTTTTGCTGCTCGCCGCCAGTGCCCTGCTCCCGGCATGTTCATCCGAGGCGACAGGCGCTGCAGACCCACTTCGTGTGGGCATCGAAGAAGGCCGCGATCTGTTCGAGAACCGCAAGGCCCTGATGTTTGATATTCGAGAGCCGGCCGAACACGCCACCGGCGTCGCAGCGGGCGCAACGCTGTTGCCCATGTCGCAGCTTCAGCAGCGGGTCAACGAGATTCCCAACGACCCGGCACAGCCTGTGCTGATCATCTGCCACACCCAGAACCGCTCCAGCAAGGTGGTTCAGGCACTCAAAGACGCCGGCTGGAACAACGTGCGGTATGTGCACGGCGGCATGAGTACCTGGGCGCGAAACGGTTGGCCCATGGAGAAGCCCGCCCGGGCGTCCTGA
- a CDS encoding thioredoxin family protein, translated as MLSTLISPATAARHRRWIAGLALLAPLMAGAQSLLTQLTDTTVAQTEQVRAELLAHAPEGAATGRQVWLGLQLTHTPDWHTYWKNSGDSGLPTELQWTLPPGVTAGPIDWPTPRKFPLGPLANYGYSGTVLLPVPLTIDPSFKGQDIEVKLYAAWLACRKECIPEEGNFTMRLPVQGPTALNGIAFESARAAAPSDLPAGDSAVSPQAQQLDVQLAGLPVAWRGQALEFFPETPGLIEPGSPWKQSWDGERWTASVPLSPQRSDSPDRLALVVALANPPGEGPGSPGVRLDVPVQGAWPAAAALPTAVPDALTAALQANAERAAGQDGSAPGRSGPAITLWAALIGALIGGMILNLMPCVFPVLAIKVLAFAQHADDRSAHRAHGLAYTAGVVISFLALGGLLLGLRAAGEQLGWGFQLQSPAVVASLAVLFTLIGLNLAGVFELGNILPNSIATLQARNPTADAFLTGVLATAIASPCTAPFMGASIGLAVGLPTAQALAVFGTLGMGMALPYLAASWWPAIARALPRPGAWMNTFRQFMAFPMFATVVWLLWVLGQQSGIDGAAALLMLLVVGALLAWALALPSSKSRSVLAGLSLAGLVWLGWAVGPNVTHLQAADLGSKPVATAVKGLSWKPWSADKQAASLAEGRPVFVDFTAAWCVTCQYNKRTTLADADVLAGMAAKQVVLLRADWTRRDPAVTAALAELGRNGVPVYALHTPGQAPRILSEVLSVSDMREALAGI; from the coding sequence ATGCTCTCAACCCTCATTTCACCGGCGACCGCCGCCCGCCACCGTCGATGGATCGCCGGTCTGGCCTTGCTGGCCCCCCTGATGGCGGGTGCGCAAAGTCTGCTGACCCAGCTCACCGACACCACGGTGGCTCAGACCGAGCAGGTTCGGGCCGAGCTGCTGGCACACGCGCCAGAAGGGGCTGCGACGGGGCGCCAGGTCTGGCTGGGCCTGCAGCTGACCCACACCCCCGATTGGCACACCTACTGGAAGAACTCTGGCGACTCCGGCCTGCCCACCGAGCTGCAATGGACCTTGCCGCCAGGCGTGACGGCCGGCCCGATCGACTGGCCCACCCCTCGCAAGTTTCCACTCGGCCCGCTGGCCAACTACGGCTACAGCGGCACGGTGCTGCTGCCCGTACCACTGACGATCGACCCTTCGTTCAAGGGCCAAGACATCGAGGTCAAGCTGTATGCCGCCTGGCTGGCCTGCCGCAAGGAATGCATCCCCGAAGAAGGCAACTTCACGATGCGCCTGCCGGTTCAGGGACCGACTGCACTCAACGGCATCGCCTTTGAATCGGCCCGCGCCGCCGCTCCCAGCGACCTGCCGGCCGGCGACAGCGCGGTTTCCCCACAAGCCCAGCAACTGGACGTGCAACTCGCCGGCCTGCCCGTGGCGTGGCGGGGCCAGGCGCTGGAGTTTTTCCCTGAGACTCCGGGCCTGATCGAGCCGGGCTCGCCCTGGAAACAGTCGTGGGACGGCGAGCGCTGGACCGCCAGCGTACCCCTTTCGCCCCAGCGCAGCGACAGCCCTGATCGATTGGCGCTGGTGGTGGCGCTGGCCAACCCACCTGGCGAAGGCCCCGGCAGCCCCGGCGTGCGCCTGGACGTTCCGGTGCAAGGCGCCTGGCCCGCCGCTGCAGCCTTGCCCACCGCGGTGCCCGACGCTTTGACCGCCGCCTTGCAAGCCAACGCAGAACGTGCGGCAGGCCAGGATGGCTCGGCGCCCGGCAGGAGTGGGCCAGCCATCACACTGTGGGCGGCGCTGATCGGCGCCTTGATCGGCGGCATGATCCTCAACCTCATGCCCTGCGTATTTCCGGTGCTGGCGATCAAGGTGCTCGCTTTCGCACAACACGCCGACGACCGCAGCGCGCACCGCGCGCACGGCCTGGCTTACACGGCGGGCGTGGTCATTTCATTCCTGGCGTTGGGCGGCCTGCTGCTCGGGCTGCGCGCAGCCGGTGAGCAGCTGGGCTGGGGCTTTCAACTGCAAAGCCCGGCCGTAGTGGCCTCCCTTGCCGTTCTGTTCACCCTCATCGGCCTGAACCTCGCCGGTGTCTTTGAACTGGGCAACATCTTGCCCAACTCCATTGCCACCCTGCAAGCCCGCAACCCCACGGCAGACGCCTTTTTGACTGGCGTGTTGGCCACCGCCATTGCCTCGCCCTGCACCGCGCCGTTCATGGGTGCGTCGATCGGTCTGGCCGTTGGCTTGCCGACCGCGCAAGCGCTGGCCGTCTTTGGCACACTGGGCATGGGCATGGCCCTGCCCTACCTCGCTGCCAGCTGGTGGCCAGCCATTGCCCGCGCGCTGCCCCGCCCCGGCGCATGGATGAACACCTTCCGCCAGTTCATGGCCTTCCCCATGTTCGCCACCGTGGTGTGGCTGCTCTGGGTGCTGGGCCAGCAAAGCGGCATCGACGGTGCAGCGGCCTTGTTGATGCTGCTGGTGGTGGGGGCTTTGCTGGCCTGGGCACTGGCTTTGCCGAGCAGCAAAAGCCGCAGCGTGCTGGCCGGGTTGTCGCTGGCCGGCCTGGTGTGGCTGGGCTGGGCTGTGGGACCGAACGTAACGCATCTGCAAGCGGCTGACCTGGGTTCAAAGCCAGTGGCAACCGCCGTGAAGGGTCTGAGCTGGAAACCTTGGAGTGCCGACAAGCAAGCGGCGTCTCTCGCTGAGGGCCGGCCCGTGTTTGTGGATTTCACCGCCGCGTGGTGTGTCACCTGCCAATACAACAAGCGCACCACTTTGGCCGACGCCGACGTGCTCGCCGGCATGGCAGCCAAGCAGGTGGTGTTGCTGAGGGCCGACTGGACGCGCCGCGATCCAGCCGTCACCGCCGCGCTGGCCGAGCTCGGCCGCAATGGGGTGCCGGTGTACGCGCTGCACACGCCTGGGCAGGCGCCGCGCATCCTGTCAGAAGTTTTGAGCGTGAGCGACATGCGCGAAGCGTTGGCCGGCATTTGA
- the priA gene encoding primosomal protein N', which produces MAFWPNVIVATPAHSGMGHTLTYRSELSLTPGSLVRVPLGTREVLGVVWDCGDQPPEGLSQAQTKAVASVLEGLPALNGRWLQLVRFASQYYQRGLGEVALAALPPQLRELDGVQLARRLKKRAKQASPDPKASRSPAVADREAAPALPDGQSPAENPPLTQTLSAEQAEALASLEHATAPILLHGATGSGKTEVYLQTTRRALDTVSPDGVLTQVLVMVPEINLTPQLEARFRERFEPLYGAGAVVCLHSGMTPAQRLASWLSAHTGGARIVLGTRMAIFASLPGLRLIVVDEEHDPSYKSQEGARYSARDLAVYRAKIETDALAASGQRCQVILGSATPSLESWHAADLGRYLRLAMPGRIGGGALPRLRLIDMNNQPKGAVVAPPLLAAMAERIQRGEQCLVLLNRRGYAPVLACHDCGWKSGCPHCSAYRVFHKLDRTLRCHHCGFTERVPRACPDCGNLDIAPVGRGTEQLEEQLAALLADVRRPDGQPPRVARMDADTTRLKGSLESQLAALHSGEVDVLVGTQMIAKGHDFRRITLVAGLNADSALFASDYRAPERLFALLMQAGGRAGRDAAFMGAQGGASEMWIQTWYPDHPLFATLKLHDYPGFATEQLHEREIAGMPPYGAQALLRADARTQAAAQAFLNLAAEQAIGLPHRDDITLYPAVPLTIQRVANVERAQMLVESGSRAALQRFLAAWQPVLHAARSAPEARGLVRWAVDVDPLAI; this is translated from the coding sequence ATGGCTTTTTGGCCCAATGTCATCGTTGCCACCCCGGCCCACAGCGGGATGGGGCACACCCTGACCTACCGAAGTGAGCTTTCGCTCACGCCGGGGAGCTTGGTGCGGGTGCCGCTGGGCACGCGCGAGGTGTTGGGGGTGGTGTGGGACTGCGGCGACCAGCCGCCTGAAGGTCTGTCGCAGGCACAGACCAAAGCGGTGGCCAGCGTGCTTGAAGGTTTGCCGGCGCTCAACGGCCGGTGGTTGCAACTGGTGCGTTTTGCCAGCCAGTATTACCAGCGCGGCCTGGGCGAGGTGGCGCTGGCCGCGCTGCCGCCGCAACTGCGGGAGCTCGATGGCGTGCAACTGGCGCGGCGGTTGAAGAAACGCGCGAAACAGGCCAGCCCCGATCCCAAAGCCAGCCGTTCACCTGCGGTTGCTGACCGGGAGGCAGCCCCGGCCCTGCCCGACGGCCAGTCCCCAGCTGAAAACCCGCCCCTCACCCAGACCCTGAGCGCGGAGCAGGCCGAGGCCCTGGCCAGCCTGGAGCACGCCACCGCGCCCATCTTGCTGCACGGCGCCACCGGCAGTGGCAAAACCGAAGTGTATTTGCAGACCACGCGCCGGGCGCTGGACACGGTCTCGCCCGATGGCGTGCTCACGCAGGTCCTGGTGATGGTGCCCGAGATCAACCTCACACCTCAGCTTGAAGCCCGCTTTCGTGAGCGATTCGAGCCACTGTATGGCGCGGGGGCGGTGGTGTGCCTGCACAGCGGCATGACGCCTGCGCAGCGGCTGGCGAGCTGGCTGTCCGCCCACACGGGCGGCGCGCGCATTGTGCTCGGCACCCGCATGGCGATCTTCGCAAGCCTGCCAGGCTTGCGGCTGATCGTGGTCGACGAAGAACACGACCCCAGCTACAAAAGCCAGGAGGGCGCGCGCTATTCGGCCCGCGACCTGGCCGTGTACCGCGCCAAGATCGAGACCGACGCCTTGGCGGCCAGCGGCCAGCGGTGCCAGGTGATCCTGGGCTCGGCGACACCCTCATTGGAAAGCTGGCACGCCGCCGACCTGGGCCGCTACCTGCGCCTGGCCATGCCCGGGCGCATCGGCGGAGGCGCCCTGCCCCGGCTGCGGCTCATCGACATGAACAACCAGCCCAAGGGCGCGGTGGTGGCGCCGCCGTTGCTGGCCGCCATGGCCGAGCGCATCCAGCGCGGAGAGCAGTGCCTGGTGTTGCTGAACCGGCGGGGCTATGCCCCCGTGTTGGCCTGCCACGATTGCGGCTGGAAGAGCGGCTGCCCCCATTGCAGCGCCTACCGGGTGTTTCACAAACTCGACCGCACGCTGCGCTGCCACCACTGCGGCTTCACCGAGCGGGTGCCGCGGGCCTGCCCAGACTGCGGCAACCTCGACATCGCGCCAGTGGGACGGGGCACCGAGCAACTGGAAGAACAGCTGGCCGCGCTGCTGGCGGATGTGCGCCGTCCGGATGGCCAGCCGCCCCGCGTGGCGCGCATGGACGCCGACACGACGCGCCTCAAAGGCAGCCTTGAGAGCCAGCTCGCGGCCTTGCACAGCGGCGAGGTGGATGTGCTGGTGGGCACCCAGATGATCGCCAAGGGCCACGATTTCCGGCGCATCACTCTGGTGGCCGGGCTCAACGCCGACTCGGCCCTTTTCGCGAGCGACTACCGGGCGCCCGAGCGGCTGTTTGCCTTGCTGATGCAGGCGGGCGGGCGCGCTGGGCGCGATGCGGCCTTCATGGGTGCGCAGGGGGGTGCCAGCGAAATGTGGATCCAGACCTGGTACCCGGATCACCCGCTGTTTGCCACGCTCAAGCTTCACGACTACCCAGGCTTTGCCACCGAGCAACTCCACGAGCGCGAGATCGCAGGCATGCCGCCGTATGGCGCTCAGGCTTTGCTGCGCGCCGATGCGCGCACCCAGGCTGCAGCCCAGGCCTTCCTCAACCTGGCCGCCGAACAGGCGATCGGACTGCCCCACCGCGACGACATCACGCTTTACCCCGCCGTGCCGCTGACCATCCAGCGTGTGGCCAACGTGGAGCGGGCTCAGATGCTGGTGGAAAGTGGTTCGCGCGCTGCACTGCAACGTTTTCTGGCGGCCTGGCAACCGGTGTTGCATGCAGCGCGCAGCGCGCCCGAAGCGCGCGGCCTGGTGCGCTGGGCGGTGGACGTTGACCCTCTGGCGATCTGA